A single region of the Diadema setosum chromosome 14, eeDiaSeto1, whole genome shotgun sequence genome encodes:
- the LOC140237985 gene encoding checkpoint protein HUS1-like has translation MRFRARLTDISSIEQFTRVFGTIAKLTQLCVLRISKERMFFILNDKVAKGNLWCELQSMNLCSEYQMEGVAEDADEIYLEITPDDLVRALKTAQSAKSVKIKLTKKFTPCLSLEVELPSRTGHSRVITHDVPVTVIPRRLWSEYKEPKLPDFDVTICMPPLKVLRTVTERMKNLGSYLELSANQSGDMRLGVESEQVTVSTHFRDLENPEWEGTDSQSSQTDPSDMVGAKVDIRKFIHFLSGQQLNPSRIVCSIVDNRIIHFFLLHEDLSIQYSMPVIYS, from the exons ATGCGCTTCAGGGCTAGACTGACGGATATCAGCAGCATTGAGCAGTTCACAA GAGTCTTTGGTACGATAGCAAAGCTCACCCAGCTATGTGTGTTGAGGATATCAAAAGAGAGAATGTTCTTCATCCTGAATGACAAAGTGGCCAAAGGCAATCTCTGGTGTGAGTTGCAGTCG ATGAATCTCTGCAGCGAGTACCAGATGGAGGGTGTTGCAGAAGACGCCGATGAGATCTACCTGGAGATCACCCCCGATGACCTTGTGCGTGCCCTGAAGACAGCCCAGAGCGCCAAATCGGTCAAGATCAAACTCACCAAGAAATTCACCCCTTGCCTCTCTCTTGAAGTAGAACTG CCATCGAGGACAGGTCACAGCCGGGTCATCACCCACGACGTCCCAGTGACGGTCATCCCCAGGAGACTGTGGTCAGAATACAAGGAGCCCAAGCTGCCAGACTTTGAT GTAACCATATGCATGCCACCCTTGAAAGTGCTCAGAACTGTTACAGAGAGGATGAAGAACCTAGGGAGTTATCTG GAGCTGTCGGCCAATCAGAGCGGGGACATGAGACTCGGGGTGGAGAGCGAGCAGGTGACGGTGTCCACTCATTTCCGGGACCTGGAGAATCCGGAATGGG AGGGCACCGATTCCCAGTCAAGCCAAACGGACCCCTCTGACATGGTAGGGGCCAAGGTTGACATCAGAAAGTTCATCCACTTCTTGTCTGGACAGCAGCTGAATCCCTCCAGGATTGTATGCA GTATCGTAGATAATCGAATCATCCATTTCTTCCTGCTGCATGAGGATCTCTCCATCCAGTACAGCATGCCTGTCATCTATTCATGA